From the genome of Marixanthomonas ophiurae, one region includes:
- a CDS encoding glycosyltransferase family 4 protein has protein sequence MSRDILLITNYFPPEKGAAPNRMHTLASNLTKANYNVHVVCPMPNYPKGAIFNGFEGSVYKKDSEAVGTIHRLWLWPSNSENKFIRLLSMISFSVSLSLFFLFKRSPKKIFIQYSPVFVGFTAIFWSWLFGKKRFLNVSDLWPLAGLEMGLLKKGLYYSVLELMERFCYKKSHLIVGQSEEILAHVDTKCNTPLFLYRNIPDFNPPSITEIAVKKPITLVYAGLLGVAQGLVEICKKIELPKHIELHIYGAGPEEKLISKINKENIFYHGEVERTVLHKTLQQYDIAFIPLTNRIYGSVPSKLFEYTRLGLPVAYFAGGEGGTLVETHKLGWNIPVSDFNAFQHFISELTILELERFNKEKVQEKAIDAFNFQKQFDKLTKAVSEL, from the coding sequence ATGAGCCGTGATATTCTATTAATTACTAATTACTTTCCGCCTGAAAAAGGAGCAGCTCCCAACCGCATGCATACCTTGGCTAGTAACTTGACCAAAGCTAACTATAATGTTCATGTGGTCTGCCCAATGCCCAATTATCCCAAAGGAGCCATATTTAATGGTTTTGAAGGTAGTGTTTATAAAAAAGATTCAGAAGCTGTGGGGACCATTCACCGATTGTGGTTGTGGCCCAGCAACTCGGAAAACAAATTTATACGCTTGCTTTCTATGATTTCGTTTTCGGTGAGCCTTTCGTTGTTTTTTTTGTTTAAAAGAAGTCCGAAAAAAATATTTATACAATACTCTCCTGTTTTTGTTGGGTTTACTGCTATTTTTTGGTCGTGGCTATTCGGTAAAAAACGGTTTTTAAATGTTTCAGATCTTTGGCCTTTGGCCGGACTGGAAATGGGTTTGTTGAAAAAAGGGCTGTATTATTCCGTTTTGGAATTGATGGAGCGGTTTTGTTATAAAAAGTCCCATTTAATTGTGGGTCAATCTGAAGAAATCCTTGCGCACGTAGATACCAAGTGCAACACGCCTCTTTTTTTATACCGAAATATTCCGGATTTCAACCCTCCTTCTATCACTGAAATCGCTGTTAAAAAACCCATTACGCTCGTGTATGCAGGTTTATTAGGTGTCGCACAAGGATTGGTTGAAATTTGTAAAAAAATAGAACTGCCCAAACATATTGAGCTCCATATTTATGGTGCCGGACCAGAGGAAAAACTAATTTCAAAAATCAACAAAGAGAACATTTTTTATCACGGCGAAGTAGAACGAACCGTACTGCATAAAACATTGCAGCAATATGATATAGCTTTTATACCGCTGACAAATAGAATTTATGGCTCGGTACCTTCAAAGTTGTTTGAATATACTCGCTTGGGACTTCCTGTAGCTTATTTTGCCGGTGGTGAAGGAGGAACGTTGGTAGAAACCCATAAACTAGGTTGGAACATACCAGTTTCAGATTTTAATGCTTTTCAGCATTTTATTTCTGAATTAACTATACTAGAATTAGAGCGGTTTAATAAAGAAAAGGTACAAGAAAAAGCAATTGATGCATTTAATTTTCAGAAACAGTTTGATAAGCTTACAAAAGCAGTAAGCGAACTTTAA
- a CDS encoding exopolysaccharide biosynthesis polyprenyl glycosylphosphotransferase, translating to MIFKSGRYSGYLRPVTYVIDLLIIHLWALYFFSETYDIINFIAFVTMGWVILSLKSSFYEIYRFTHVSKIMSLIGKQLIIFLLIVFAYFGIFNTENKSAIAVVNYVLLVMACITVVKFTIYFLLKRYRLLTGGNKRKVVIIGLNKKTDQLRKFFSDNPEYGYHLDKTFNLKGPQKTTIEDCIQYITDNNIDEIYSSVAEVNNTDLIQLIDYVDNNLKTLKFLPDNKEIYSKKLDFSYYGVLPILSLRKIPMDEPFNQFIKRSFDIILSLLVIVGVLSWLTPILAILIKLESKGPVFFKQKRNGLDYKEFFCYKFRSMKPNPMANLHQISKGDARVTNVGRIIRKTSIDELPQFINVLKGDMSVAGPRPHMVSHTHMYAGRIDKFMVRHFIKPGITGLAQVSGYRGEVETENDIINRVKYDIFYLENWSLFLDIKIVFQTIYNAIKGDKKAY from the coding sequence ATGATTTTTAAAAGTGGAAGATATTCGGGCTATTTAAGGCCAGTAACCTATGTGATTGATCTGTTAATCATTCATCTATGGGCGCTTTATTTCTTTTCTGAAACTTACGATATCATCAACTTTATTGCGTTTGTAACCATGGGGTGGGTTATCCTTTCGTTAAAGTCTAGCTTTTACGAAATATATCGCTTCACTCATGTTTCGAAAATTATGTCGTTGATAGGCAAACAGCTTATCATTTTCCTATTGATTGTGTTTGCTTACTTCGGTATTTTCAACACCGAAAATAAAAGTGCTATTGCTGTAGTAAATTATGTGCTTTTGGTAATGGCGTGTATAACGGTTGTAAAATTCACTATTTATTTTTTACTTAAAAGGTATAGGCTATTAACTGGTGGGAACAAAAGGAAAGTTGTAATTATTGGATTAAACAAAAAAACGGATCAGTTGCGTAAATTCTTTTCAGATAATCCAGAATATGGATATCACCTCGACAAGACATTCAATTTAAAAGGACCCCAAAAAACGACAATTGAAGATTGCATCCAATATATTACCGATAATAATATAGATGAAATATACTCCTCAGTAGCCGAAGTAAATAATACAGATCTTATTCAGTTAATTGATTATGTAGATAATAATCTTAAAACACTGAAGTTTTTACCAGATAATAAAGAAATTTATAGTAAAAAACTAGATTTTAGTTATTATGGAGTCTTACCCATTTTATCATTGCGTAAAATACCTATGGACGAGCCTTTTAATCAATTTATAAAAAGGAGTTTTGATATCATCTTGTCGCTACTTGTAATAGTTGGAGTTCTTTCTTGGTTAACTCCTATATTAGCTATACTTATAAAACTAGAATCAAAAGGTCCTGTATTTTTCAAACAAAAAAGAAACGGGCTAGATTACAAAGAATTTTTCTGTTATAAGTTTAGGTCCATGAAGCCCAATCCAATGGCAAACCTGCATCAAATAAGTAAAGGTGATGCAAGAGTAACCAATGTTGGTAGGATTATACGTAAAACTAGTATAGACGAACTACCTCAGTTTATAAACGTACTAAAAGGCGATATGTCCGTTGCAGGGCCAAGACCACACATGGTAAGCCATACGCATATGTATGCTGGGAGGATTGATAAGTTTATGGTACGCCATTTTATTAAACCTGGCATCACAGGTTTAGCTCAGGTAAGTGGTTACCGCGGGGAAGTGGAAACCGAAAATGATATCATTAACCGCGTTAAGTACGATATTTTCTATCTAGAAAACTGGTCGCTATTTTTGGATATTAAAATTGTGTTTCAAACTATCTACAACGCTATTAAAGGAGATAAGAAAGCATATTAA
- a CDS encoding UDP-glucuronic acid decarboxylase family protein, which yields MKKKILITGAAGFLGSHLCDRFIAEEFEVIGMDNLITGDLKNIEHLFQNKNFHFYHHDVTKFVHVPGKVDYILHFASPASPIDYLKIPIQTLKVGSLGTHNLLGLAKEKNARILIASTSEVYGDPLVHPQNEEYYGNVNTIGPRGVYDEAKRFQESITMAYHRFHGLETRIARIFNTYGPRMRLNDGRVIPAFLGQALRGEDLTVFGDGSQTRSFCYVDDQVEGLFKLLMSDYSLPVNIGNPHEISILDFAEEIIKLTGTQQKIVFKSLPKDDPMQRQPDITKAKDILGWEPKISRKKGLKTTYEYFKEFSKEELLKSEHKDFSEHIRK from the coding sequence ATGAAAAAAAAGATATTAATTACCGGTGCCGCAGGTTTTTTGGGCTCTCATCTATGCGATCGATTTATTGCAGAAGAATTTGAAGTAATAGGTATGGACAACCTTATTACCGGTGATTTAAAAAATATTGAACATCTTTTTCAAAATAAAAACTTCCATTTTTACCACCACGATGTTACCAAGTTTGTACACGTTCCGGGGAAGGTAGATTACATTTTACATTTTGCGTCCCCGGCTAGTCCAATAGATTATTTAAAAATTCCAATTCAAACCTTAAAAGTGGGATCACTCGGTACACATAACCTACTTGGTTTGGCTAAAGAAAAAAATGCCCGCATTTTAATAGCCTCCACTTCCGAAGTTTATGGAGATCCGTTAGTACACCCTCAAAATGAGGAATACTACGGAAATGTAAATACCATTGGCCCTAGGGGCGTTTATGATGAAGCAAAACGTTTTCAGGAATCCATTACCATGGCCTATCATCGGTTTCATGGTCTGGAAACTAGAATTGCCCGTATTTTTAATACTTACGGTCCCAGAATGCGATTGAACGATGGTCGTGTTATTCCAGCATTTTTAGGGCAAGCGCTGCGGGGTGAAGATTTAACTGTATTTGGCGATGGCTCGCAAACCCGTTCCTTTTGTTATGTGGATGATCAGGTAGAAGGGCTTTTTAAATTATTAATGAGTGATTATTCGTTGCCAGTTAATATTGGTAACCCGCATGAAATAAGTATTTTAGATTTTGCCGAAGAAATTATAAAATTAACCGGAACTCAACAGAAAATTGTGTTCAAATCCTTGCCAAAAGATGACCCCATGCAACGGCAACCAGATATTACAAAAGCAAAAGACATATTGGGTTGGGAACCTAAAATATCTAGAAAAAAAGGGTTGAAAACAACTTATGAATATTTTAAGGAGTTTTCAAAAGAAGAATTATTGAAAAGTGAACATAAAGATTTTTCAGAACACATTAGAAAGTAA
- a CDS encoding UDP-glucose dehydrogenase family protein: protein MKITVVGTGYVGLVTGTCLAETGNEVVCVDIDKEKVNTMRNGNVPIYEPHLDVLFERNIEANRLKFTTSLDEGLEHGEIVFLALPTPEDEDGSADLSYVLNVSSEIGKKIKTYKVIVDKSTVPVGTAEKVKAVIAENASCDFDVVSNPEFLREGFAVDDFLKPERIVIGSSSEKATQLMQKLYAPFVRSGNPIIVMDEKSAELTKYAANSFLATKITFMNEIANYCEKVGADVDKVRAGMGTDSRIGKRFLFPGIGYGGSCFPKDVKALQKAGKNENYDFKILNSVIEVNKNQKTILLPKIEDYFKGDLQGKQIAIWGLAFKPETDDVREAPAIDMMNGLLKKGAKLTVFDPEAIPNIKKQFGDKLNYADSMYQALEGAEVLLICTEWSIFRTPDFSRIKKELKNPTIFDGRNLYNVDDVKKEGFKYVSIGRN from the coding sequence ATGAAAATAACAGTTGTAGGAACCGGTTATGTAGGTCTCGTTACAGGAACTTGCCTCGCCGAAACTGGAAATGAAGTAGTTTGTGTAGATATTGACAAAGAAAAGGTCAATACGATGCGTAATGGCAACGTCCCTATTTATGAACCGCATCTTGATGTCCTTTTTGAACGTAATATTGAAGCCAACCGCCTTAAGTTTACAACTTCTTTAGATGAAGGGTTGGAACACGGTGAGATTGTATTTTTAGCATTGCCTACACCCGAAGATGAAGATGGCTCTGCCGATCTTTCCTATGTTTTAAATGTTTCTTCAGAAATAGGAAAGAAAATAAAAACCTATAAAGTAATTGTCGATAAAAGCACCGTTCCTGTTGGTACAGCCGAAAAAGTAAAAGCGGTAATTGCCGAAAACGCTAGCTGTGACTTTGATGTAGTTTCAAATCCAGAATTTTTAAGAGAAGGTTTTGCAGTAGACGATTTTTTAAAGCCAGAACGAATTGTTATTGGGTCTAGTAGTGAAAAAGCAACTCAATTAATGCAAAAACTGTATGCGCCATTTGTGCGTTCTGGGAATCCCATTATTGTAATGGACGAAAAATCTGCAGAATTGACCAAATACGCAGCGAATTCTTTTTTGGCAACAAAGATTACATTTATGAACGAAATCGCTAACTACTGTGAAAAAGTAGGGGCAGATGTTGATAAAGTACGCGCAGGAATGGGTACCGACTCCCGTATTGGCAAACGTTTTTTATTCCCAGGTATAGGCTATGGCGGGTCTTGTTTCCCAAAAGATGTGAAAGCACTTCAGAAAGCCGGAAAGAATGAAAATTATGACTTTAAAATCTTGAATTCGGTCATTGAAGTAAACAAAAATCAAAAAACAATCCTGCTTCCAAAAATTGAAGATTATTTTAAAGGAGATTTACAAGGAAAGCAAATCGCTATTTGGGGCTTGGCTTTTAAACCCGAAACAGATGATGTTCGCGAAGCACCAGCTATCGATATGATGAATGGACTGCTTAAAAAAGGCGCTAAACTAACTGTTTTCGATCCTGAAGCAATACCAAACATTAAAAAGCAATTTGGAGATAAACTAAACTATGCAGATTCGATGTACCAAGCTTTAGAAGGAGCCGAAGTATTATTAATTTGCACCGAATGGAGTATTTTCAGAACGCCAGATTTCAGTAGAATAAAAAAAGAGTTGAAAAACCCAACAATTTTTGACGGCAGAAACCTTTACAATGTTGATGATGTAAAGAAAGAAGGGTTTAAGTACGTTTCAATAGGAAGAAATTAA
- a CDS encoding O-antigen ligase family protein: protein MKILLSAIYPYVYLLLFVTIPFEDYVRALPNILLGILVIVFPFIVKKDDFKKIDQSLILILLFFFGYLLVNAALSGTLGEDFSIIKKVLIAVGLVLLYIPVNDFNKIKKAIIFSSVAAIIFSVVNIVILTNTLNDFHFGDSPMIIEALLVDRLYLGMLSVLSILVSYSLMRPKFHPKNRYYLANMIINILFLFLIGTKIALLLLVFLLLLRQLYGTKKRVRIPILVLFIAILGTLFYVGFTHKDDKEPSILTSLVTNTMTWELRSETWECGWKTAKKEGVNLTGIGFYNTKDRLVSCYENIIDSEKKQDFTNKRYNTHNQFLDFYVSTGLIGFLLFSILITALFIKKRKKYFPIALLLSLVAYCMVENVFHRQIGAYYIGFILIVLVSNKMVAQNNTINEG, encoded by the coding sequence ATGAAAATTCTACTTTCTGCAATTTATCCATACGTATATCTATTGCTATTTGTAACTATTCCATTTGAAGATTATGTACGGGCATTGCCCAATATCTTGCTAGGTATTTTGGTTATTGTATTTCCTTTTATAGTAAAGAAAGACGATTTCAAAAAAATTGACCAATCCCTTATTCTTATTTTACTTTTCTTTTTCGGTTATTTATTGGTCAATGCGGCACTATCAGGAACCCTGGGTGAAGATTTCAGTATTATAAAAAAAGTACTAATAGCAGTCGGGTTAGTTTTACTTTACATCCCTGTAAATGATTTTAACAAAATCAAAAAAGCTATCATCTTTTCTTCAGTGGCCGCTATTATTTTTTCGGTTGTAAATATTGTAATATTAACCAATACGTTAAACGACTTTCATTTTGGTGACTCACCTATGATAATTGAAGCGTTGTTAGTAGATAGATTGTATTTAGGGATGTTATCTGTTTTAAGCATCTTAGTATCATATAGTTTAATGCGGCCTAAGTTCCACCCTAAAAACCGTTACTATTTGGCCAATATGATTATCAATATACTGTTCTTGTTTTTGATAGGTACAAAAATCGCCTTATTATTGTTAGTGTTCTTGCTTTTATTGCGCCAATTGTATGGTACAAAAAAGCGAGTTCGGATACCAATTCTAGTGCTTTTTATAGCAATTTTAGGAACCCTATTTTATGTAGGATTTACACACAAAGATGATAAAGAACCATCTATCTTGACCAGTTTGGTAACTAACACGATGACATGGGAGCTCCGCTCAGAAACTTGGGAATGTGGGTGGAAAACAGCCAAAAAGGAAGGGGTTAACTTAACAGGAATAGGATTTTACAATACCAAAGACCGGTTAGTTTCTTGTTATGAAAACATAATAGACTCCGAAAAAAAGCAAGATTTTACAAATAAAAGGTACAATACTCATAATCAATTTTTAGATTTTTATGTTAGTACAGGATTAATAGGGTTTCTATTATTTAGTATTCTTATAACTGCTCTATTCATAAAAAAAAGAAAAAAATATTTTCCCATTGCCTTATTACTTTCATTGGTAGCCTATTGTATGGTGGAAAATGTATTCCACAGGCAAATAGGAGCATATTATATTGGGTTTATACTTATTGTGTTAGTATCCAATAAAATGGTTGCGCAAAACAATACCATAAATGAGGGTTAA
- a CDS encoding WecB/TagA/CpsF family glycosyltransferase has protein sequence MVKKQNLLNTQIHNLTMQETLQLVAKNIEEEKQVHHVVVNAGKLVSMQKDLQLRESVNSSDLINADGQAVVWASRFLGKPLKERVAGIDLMANLVAMAHEKGYKIFLFGAKEEVVKEVAEIYKEQYSKNLVAGYRNGYFKPGEEEQIAQQIANSGAQMLFVAISSPVKENFLYNNREILKKVNFVMGVGGSFDVISGKTKRAPKWMQNSGLEWFYRFLQEPKRMWKRYLVGNTKFIMLVFREKIFGKD, from the coding sequence ATGGTTAAAAAACAAAACCTACTCAACACCCAAATTCACAACCTTACCATGCAAGAAACTTTGCAATTGGTGGCGAAAAACATTGAAGAGGAAAAACAAGTTCACCACGTGGTGGTCAATGCGGGTAAGCTGGTTTCTATGCAAAAGGATTTGCAGCTTCGCGAAAGCGTAAACAGCTCCGATTTAATAAATGCCGATGGACAAGCAGTAGTTTGGGCCTCTCGATTTTTGGGCAAGCCATTAAAGGAACGCGTTGCAGGAATAGACCTAATGGCAAATCTAGTTGCCATGGCACACGAAAAAGGCTATAAAATATTCTTATTTGGCGCCAAAGAAGAAGTGGTTAAAGAAGTTGCCGAAATATACAAAGAACAATACAGTAAAAACCTTGTAGCAGGGTATAGAAACGGATACTTTAAACCTGGAGAAGAAGAACAAATCGCCCAACAAATTGCCAATAGCGGGGCGCAGATGTTGTTTGTGGCCATTTCTTCTCCCGTAAAGGAAAACTTCCTTTATAATAATCGGGAGATATTAAAAAAAGTCAACTTTGTAATGGGTGTAGGTGGTAGCTTCGATGTCATTTCGGGAAAAACAAAACGAGCCCCTAAATGGATGCAAAACTCTGGATTAGAATGGTTTTATCGTTTTTTACAAGAACCCAAACGAATGTGGAAGCGTTATTTAGTAGGGAATACCAAGTTTATTATGTTGGTATTTAGAGAGAAAATTTTTGGGAAGGATTAG
- a CDS encoding sialate O-acetylesterase: protein MKLLIGLLIIFFVYSCNKDENEILDKNLFAILGQSNAMGVGEFSKSVKYNSICFQYLSSRNALLELEDPVGEEHLGFEPAKTGSFIPSLAYNYAILNNKSIVVVQCAKGGSSLNKKAEEDNLGNWSIDGKLLKNSFIKIDAATVKSKTKLSAIIWSQGEADGAAIGRGRLLKNEYKQSLRNLILNYRERYGETLPFIIITTGRHTSCKVCDQGNAIVRDAQKEVAMEDEYTFIGYDETQYFIERNWMKDVVHYNQTGLNDIGEKLAHFITQNNIIK from the coding sequence GTGAAGCTCTTAATAGGATTATTAATTATCTTCTTTGTCTATAGTTGTAATAAAGATGAAAACGAAATTCTAGATAAAAATCTTTTTGCAATTCTTGGGCAAAGCAATGCTATGGGGGTAGGAGAATTTTCAAAATCTGTAAAATACAATAGTATTTGTTTTCAATATTTGTCCTCTAGAAATGCCCTATTAGAATTAGAAGATCCTGTTGGGGAAGAGCATTTAGGTTTTGAACCAGCTAAAACAGGAAGTTTTATACCTTCCCTAGCCTATAATTATGCTATTTTAAATAATAAAAGTATTGTTGTTGTACAATGCGCAAAAGGAGGTAGTTCGCTCAACAAAAAAGCAGAAGAGGATAATTTAGGTAATTGGAGTATTGATGGTAAGTTATTAAAAAACAGTTTTATTAAAATAGACGCCGCTACAGTCAAATCGAAAACTAAACTAAGTGCAATTATATGGTCGCAAGGGGAGGCAGATGGGGCTGCTATTGGTAGAGGCAGGCTATTGAAAAACGAGTATAAACAATCATTAAGAAACCTTATTTTAAATTACAGAGAGCGTTATGGAGAAACATTGCCTTTTATAATCATTACTACAGGTAGGCATACTTCATGTAAAGTTTGTGATCAAGGTAATGCGATAGTTCGCGATGCTCAAAAAGAAGTGGCTATGGAAGATGAATACACTTTTATTGGTTACGATGAAACGCAATATTTTATAGAGCGCAATTGGATGAAAGACGTTGTTCATTATAATCAGACTGGACTAAATGATATTGGGGAGAAGTTGGCTCATTTTATAACTCAAAACAATATAATTAAATAA
- a CDS encoding glycosyltransferase family 4 protein, with product MKIILLSNMYPSKKDALFGVFVKKTVLQLESLGVQFSKKVVIKGKSNSKVKKVFSYLIYYFKAICSSFSSKDNIIYIHFLTHNIPLVYWYFWFTNSKIVLNLHGSDINKVAKGSFIDRIQKKALKKVNLLIVPSGYFKSIVQKRYSIDDLNFYIYPSGGVNTSLFKPNVNKKQGNYTLAFVSRIDKGKGWETFIQAFNKLNESGLDVSALIAGDGYERENLMKVIQISKYSNKVDYKGFQEVEGLVKIYQEADVFIFPTRLPESLGLVGLEAMSSGSVVFARNIGGPSSYIQNGINGFLFDINNDENLTEKLIEYFNLPVSEKNLLQKNARNTALEYSSEKVSKQLFTKLKQL from the coding sequence ATGAAAATTATTCTTTTGTCAAATATGTATCCTTCCAAAAAAGATGCGTTATTTGGCGTGTTTGTTAAAAAAACTGTTTTACAGCTTGAGAGTCTCGGAGTACAGTTTTCTAAGAAAGTCGTTATTAAAGGAAAATCAAATTCCAAGGTAAAAAAGGTTTTTTCCTATTTAATATATTATTTTAAAGCTATTTGCTCTTCATTTTCATCTAAGGATAATATTATATATATACATTTCTTAACACATAATATTCCTTTAGTTTATTGGTACTTTTGGTTTACTAATTCTAAGATTGTATTAAATCTTCATGGCTCTGATATTAATAAAGTTGCTAAAGGGAGTTTTATTGATAGAATTCAAAAAAAGGCTTTAAAAAAAGTAAATCTACTCATTGTTCCTTCGGGTTACTTCAAATCTATTGTACAGAAAAGATACAGTATTGACGATTTAAATTTTTATATATATCCATCAGGAGGAGTCAACACATCTTTGTTTAAACCCAATGTTAATAAAAAACAAGGTAATTATACATTAGCATTCGTTTCTAGGATAGATAAAGGAAAAGGGTGGGAAACTTTTATTCAAGCTTTTAATAAATTGAATGAAAGTGGGTTAGATGTAAGTGCGCTTATTGCTGGCGATGGTTATGAACGTGAAAATTTAATGAAAGTAATTCAAATAAGTAAATACTCAAATAAAGTTGACTATAAAGGTTTTCAGGAAGTTGAGGGATTGGTCAAAATATATCAGGAAGCAGATGTTTTTATATTTCCAACGAGGTTGCCAGAGAGCCTTGGTTTAGTAGGGTTGGAAGCAATGAGTTCTGGATCAGTAGTTTTTGCTAGAAATATAGGAGGACCCTCAAGCTATATACAAAACGGTATAAATGGGTTTTTATTTGATATAAATAATGACGAAAATTTAACCGAAAAACTGATTGAATACTTTAATTTACCTGTTTCAGAAAAAAATCTATTACAGAAAAATGCTCGTAATACGGCACTTGAATACAGTTCGGAAAAAGTTTCAAAACAGTTATTCACTAAATTAAAACAGCTATAA
- a CDS encoding O-antigen ligase family protein, with protein MNLTWFKNKLPALLFVFVFFMDVVQTQILFYSPQKFFPSFLAKFCLLIFFLIVSFKENRRYLLLIGLLFLFFLIGQLTLSQFEIEALRMTGMFFNYTYIFILIFGFNRIVNTEEKIKNLQKAFLFVIGLVLVSMVIGSIFDINSFKTYYYRFGYKGILNKSSDASYFLMIVFIYIQTFKKQIARYKLFLATTFLCCVLVGTKAPWLFFLLAFSIGLWTKKLKINKKYFLASLVILPILIVLVYLLFKKIIDKTMLNFYKLYEDEGIWAVITSKRSTKFTELFAYYKNDWNFLNYLFGGKYGHILSFEYAFFDMLIMFGLIGFALYCALYYKIVIKSFSNFPKYLLYTMIFVAIVVGQFFINTNMALFLSVLVILQRKNHIGLS; from the coding sequence ATGAACCTAACTTGGTTTAAAAATAAGCTACCGGCATTACTATTTGTATTCGTCTTTTTTATGGATGTAGTACAAACCCAAATTTTATTTTATTCTCCACAAAAATTTTTCCCCTCCTTTTTAGCAAAATTTTGTTTACTCATCTTTTTTTTGATTGTTTCATTTAAAGAGAATAGAAGATATTTATTATTAATAGGCCTGTTGTTTTTATTCTTTTTAATAGGTCAACTTACTTTGTCCCAATTTGAAATAGAAGCCTTGAGAATGACAGGGATGTTCTTTAACTATACCTACATTTTTATACTCATCTTTGGCTTCAACAGAATAGTAAATACAGAAGAAAAGATAAAAAACCTGCAAAAGGCTTTTCTTTTTGTCATTGGCTTGGTTTTAGTTAGTATGGTAATTGGATCAATTTTTGACATTAATAGCTTTAAAACCTATTATTATAGGTTTGGGTACAAAGGGATACTTAACAAATCGTCAGATGCTTCTTATTTTTTGATGATTGTATTTATATATATTCAAACATTTAAAAAACAGATAGCGAGGTATAAACTGTTTTTGGCAACTACTTTCCTTTGTTGTGTTCTGGTAGGCACGAAAGCTCCTTGGCTATTTTTTTTATTGGCTTTTTCGATTGGTTTGTGGACAAAGAAATTGAAAATAAATAAAAAGTACTTTCTAGCCTCATTGGTTATCTTACCTATTTTAATTGTACTAGTCTATTTACTATTCAAAAAGATTATCGATAAAACAATGTTAAATTTTTATAAGTTATACGAAGATGAAGGTATATGGGCTGTTATTACATCGAAGAGAAGTACAAAATTCACGGAACTTTTTGCCTATTACAAAAATGATTGGAATTTTTTAAATTATCTGTTTGGTGGAAAATATGGACATATTCTCAGTTTTGAGTATGCGTTTTTTGATATGTTGATAATGTTTGGACTTATCGGGTTTGCTTTATATTGTGCATTATATTATAAGATTGTTATAAAGTCTTTTAGTAATTTTCCAAAGTACCTTCTTTATACAATGATTTTTGTTGCAATAGTTGTTGGGCAATTCTTTATTAATACAAATATGGCTTTGTTCCTTTCTGTTTTAGTAATATTACAAAGAAAAAATCACATCGGTTTATCATGA
- a CDS encoding O-antigen ligase family protein gives MYILDTENKLFYESFSNVLKIHSTYFALLVVLAFIVSIVRIFKERKAFHFKYIFISFYFLIILFLLSSRISFVAITLILLVVLIDQVILKKRKKAVFFFAGVVVCVSIFIFSGYFGTRINNLTQENEANRSDIENREVLWESVFCAIENSPSQIFGAGLKKSQDIINSCYSKNGFFGAELNYNAHNQYLQTLLEKGLLGLLFLLLLMGYLLFRGFRKKDVLLILTIITFFVFFITESILERQLGIMLFVSFNTMLIFNNNRDEPNLV, from the coding sequence TTGTATATTTTAGATACAGAAAATAAATTATTTTATGAGTCTTTTTCAAATGTTTTAAAAATACATTCAACCTATTTTGCCTTATTGGTTGTACTTGCTTTTATAGTTTCAATTGTAAGGATATTCAAAGAAAGAAAAGCATTTCATTTTAAATATATTTTCATTAGTTTTTATTTCTTAATAATCTTATTTCTTTTGTCTTCTCGCATTTCATTTGTTGCTATAACTCTTATTCTTCTAGTTGTCCTTATAGATCAAGTGATTTTAAAAAAGAGAAAAAAAGCTGTATTTTTCTTTGCCGGTGTTGTAGTTTGTGTGTCTATTTTTATTTTTTCAGGATATTTTGGCACGCGTATAAATAATCTAACACAAGAAAATGAAGCAAATAGATCAGATATCGAAAACAGAGAGGTGTTGTGGGAGAGTGTATTTTGTGCGATAGAGAATTCACCATCACAAATTTTTGGAGCGGGTTTAAAAAAGAGCCAAGATATAATAAACTCCTGCTATTCAAAAAATGGATTTTTTGGAGCCGAACTTAATTATAATGCGCATAACCAATACCTGCAAACGCTACTCGAAAAAGGGCTTTTAGGGCTCTTGTTTTTACTACTGTTAATGGGGTATTTGCTTTTTAGGGGGTTTAGAAAAAAAGACGTACTATTGATATTAACAATAATAACATTTTTTGTTTTTTTTATCACCGAATCTATTTTAGAAAGACAGTTAGGCATTATGCTATTTGTTTCATTTAACACAATGCTCATTTTTAACAATAATAGAGATGAACCTAACTTGGTTTAA